ATGAACACTCGTTTTCAGTTCCTTTTTCTCATCTTTGGCGTATGTGATTTCAACTGAAAAACAAAGAGATCATTGTCAAACCAAAATCATTTGAGAGGAGTCAAAAATAGCTGTGCCAAAAAAAGTACAACAAGTTCAACAATGATCCTCTCCAGAGAGgagatctctccagagatatcTGAAGCAACCAAACGTCACCGTCAACTGCTATTGGCCTAGAGAAGAGGGTTTCTTTCCCTAATTTGGTCACAGTTTTGTCATTATAGACTTAGTGAGCTCATTGTAAAGATGATGCTGGCTTAAGACTTCACTGTGTAACAAAGTACCGGGACATTGatttagagagggggggggtctgTGACCTGGTTCTGTTTAATAAACAACAGAACTTTTCCTTTCTGTTACTGCTGACTGTTATTACCCCCCACATTACATACGTTGGCCGCCTACAGTCTCATGCCGCATTTacgtgctagtcggaactaggaagcTCGGGAATGTccaacttgctaactggttgaacgCGGCATGTGTATAACTACAACCAATTAGCAAGTCGGGAAATGTCTGACTTTCCGACTAGCATGTGAACGCGGCAACTACCCAACACTTTGGGAAGAGGGAAGCCCAGCCCACCACCAAGTCCCTAGCCTTGAGTCTCTTCAGCAAGAGCTTTAAACTCCAGTTATTGAGTTTATTATGAGACCCTTACATCATCAGACTTGTTCATCTTTTCATACCATACTTAAGGTGTTAATTGACCTgttatttctatttttttatgTACCACTTTTATTTATGACAGTGCATATTTATTCATTCCtttttttgttctgtttttgtAAGGGAAATGTTTTATGTTCGTTTACTAGAACACGTTGATTCTTGTTACATGACTTGAGAAATGCTATATACGTCTGAATAGACGTCTGACccataagtgtgtgaatttcagGACCAGCCAGTCAAGGTGGTCGAACCACTCATTAGCAGATAGAAAATGTAATCCAGTGATTTTATTTATGTTCATATCATCCAGATGTTCATGTGAATCTATCTATCCTAATTGCAAATGAAAGGTAGTTCTCTCAGTATTCATTCATCTTAAGTTGTTGAACCAACTGTTTTTTTCCCATAGATTTCTACATGaatgtaattatttatttataaatcaaTTCAGTCGGCGACCAGCTGACTCTCTTAATTCCAGTTATTAAAGTCAAGATGCTGTCTTGAGGAGAATGGCTGGAAGAGCCTGTATGTAGTTAGTGAATGGCTGGAAGAGCCTGTATGTAGTTAGTGAATGGCTGGAAGAGCCTGTATGTAGTTAGTGAATGGACATGTAACAATGGATGGCTTTTAGATAAAGAACATTTAgtttctaaataaaataaaatcatgttttgaatgGAATTTAAATGTCATTTACTTTGATAACAGTTACTCTAATGACACAGATTCTCAAGCACTAGTTGAACATAAGTAACTCTTTCACTAAACTGATGTCCTTTTCAACTTGGGGGAATAGACACTGTGTCTGAAACTGAGCATATAGTCTAGAGACGTCCATCAGATGACATTACCTAAAATCAGATGAAGAGGGCAAGATTGAGTATAGCTCACTCAATCTCCTGTCCTAGACGACAATCCATAGCAACAGGTTCAAACAAAACTGATATCGTTACACAGAGACTGGTGTACTGTTCTGTATTTAGAATGAATTCATAGTTGTCTATTGCATGCTTTTAGTGTTTGTATTAGCTTTGGTGACATGAGCTGTCTGCAAGCCGATGATTGCATGTTTTGACTACGAAACTGAAATGATTTACATAGACTTTACCAATCATatcttaaagtaactgtccagtgtttccagatttctgacatatttatttttaacctttatgaaaataagaatttgttcttaattaaaatgtcggcctaggaacagtgtgttaactgccttgttcaggggcagaacaacagatttttactttgtcagctcggggatttgatttggcaacctttcggttactagtccaacactcttaccactaggctacatgccacccCCATATATGACCTATATAGTTCATTCATATTGCATAGAAATGACTTATAATTAACTACCATATTACTTCATTACAATTTTTTGGAAGGATAATTTAAGTATGTTAAAATCAGCTTTTCtatgttggaatggtgtgggcaagtagactgctgattggccagctcatcctctacgAGGAAATGGTTGTTTGTGATACAAGTTTGAGGTGGTGTTTTTAAGTGGTTTTTGGCCActgtatgagttaacagaatatgaacttttaaatgtgagattttcactggacagttgcTTTAATTACTTACAGGCCTTACATTTCATCATTAGCTATGCAAGCAGAGTCTGTTAAATTGTATTTAAAAACAAGTGCTTTTATCTTCTCATTATGATAACacttatttgaaaaataaataagaaTTGAAATGGATCCAACATACAGTATCTTAACATGTAAAAGGAATTCCATGATGTCTGCTTATTCCATGAAACTTGGCCATAGTGGACTGGATGTCACTTGACTTGTTTACCGCTCTTTGGTGTTGCAGCTCTGTGTTGCCCTCTGATCTATACTGTAATGTTTTAATGCCTTGGGGAATGGTAGGTGCAGGCAGAGATCTGGGAATATCTATGATACACTGCCCTGGTTCCTTGGCTGAGTTTGGGTCTTCTTACATGTCCTAGTAGCTTGGATATTCATGTTTAAATGTTTGAAGGCTTTCAGCGTTTGAGTTGTCTGCCCTTGGCCTTTACATAAGTCAAGCATTCACATGTATTTGGTTCAGTCAAATTGTCCCCCTCGCCATCATTGCACATTCATGATTTAACCGCACTGTACCAGTGGTTTGTCTTTGATTCTGGAGAAGCAGAGCTGTTATTCTGAGAGAATTGGATCAATATGCAAAAAGTTGACAATGACATTTGAAACACACATCAGAGCAGTACAGTTGTGTCCAGCGTGTGGCTAGTACTCTTTTTCTCCATAAGCACAATTCCACTGAGGCATCCCAGATCCTTGCATGTCTCATCTGGGTCTTTTAGTCTCATGTTTTCAGCACTGTGAGTGGACAAGGTGATTTTAATAGTGTTTATTTTTCACATGATTGTGTTGTTTAAGGGTGTGTACATTCGTATGGATGTCTTCACAGAGGACAGTTTCCAGtttgtttcaagttttattagtcgtattaACGGGACACGTATACTTCGTCcacaaaatgcttacttgcatACGCACCATTGTTCTTAGCTAGTCAAAGGTCACTCACTTGGGCTTCTGTGGTAGCCAACCATTACCCACTTTGCATTTTCTGCCAGTGAGCTATTAACGTTATCTTAGTTTGATTTccaatggtggaaaaagtacccaatggttatacttgagtaaaagtaatagaaagttactcaagtaaaagttagtcacccagtaaaatactacttgattaaaaatctaaaagtatttgtttttaaatatacttaagtatcaaaagtaaatgtaattgctaaaatatacttaagtattaaaagtagtgaaaatatatatatattttttgttgagatagccaggggcacactcagacattatttacaaattatgcatgtctgtttagtgagtccgccagaccagaggcagtagggatgaccgtgtgttctcttgataagtgtgtgaatttcacaattttcctgtcctgctaagagtTCAAAATTAAAtaagtacttttggttgtcatgGAAAATATATGGAATACAAAGTACAAtactttctttaggaatgtagtgaagtaaaagtagtcaaaaatataaatagtaaagtacagatacgccTAAAAACTACttatgtagtactttaaagtatttttactcaagtactttacGTCACTGTTGATTTCAGATCAGATTTTGCCAGTGCTCCGTCTGTGGTGTTTGATTTTTGTAGCATTCTGATGTCAGGGTTTTGTCTTTTTTTAAGTCTtgagaaatgtgaattattttttATTGTGGAAATTAATTACTGAATAAAATGTATGTGTATGTGGTTATCCAAGTATTTTTATCCCTCTTGAATCGATGCTTGAGGAGAGAGAACATTTTGAATACATGTCAGTTTGAATAAATGTTCAAATTATCCATGCCCCATAGGCTGCCCTTTCCACATGGAGCTCAAGGAtctagcaacaacaaaaaactatgtTTCCCATAATCAACTAGTGCACCAAACTGGCGTGACTTGACGCTTCGTGTGTGTTGGTGACGGTGGCACTGGCAGCGCAAGCGTTGTTGGTCAGTGTGAAATGCTGGGAGTGCCTCACAAGACAACAAATATTCCCGAATAAATATTTTTCTTTATATCGGAATAACGTTGAAGTAACCCAAGAGACTTCTGACATTCTGAAATCGTAGTGACTCAAGTAATTTCGCGTGAACCTCTAATTGTTTGCCTCGACAGCATTGCTTTGACGGCctgttgcttgctagctaacgcAGGAAATcctctaacgttagctagctggtggACTAATTTGATCTGTGTGCCGAGGCGAGAAAAAAAAGGAGCTGGTACTGTTTCTTTTTTGTAGTTTTCGTAGTTATACAACTCAAACCCGTTTATCAAATGGGTTCATGAACTATAATGGCGGATTTAAAACATCGTAACAGTCTGACTTCTTCCTTAGCTAGTTAGCCTAGCTAACTACTTATTCCACAGTGCTTGCTTACCAGCAAGCTGATGACGTTTATTATCTAGCTAGCGTTTGCTGGTTGAAGATCTGGGAATTTTTGGTATGATTTCTAAAGTCAAGTAGCTATTTACTAATTGGGAAGttaaattgtatgtaaacttcgaggATGACACCGTTCAATGTCAATTGAGCGTAATTGGGATGTTGCTAAATGTGTCGGCTAGCTTGCTAGTAAGTTATCTAACGTTTGCCCAACTACTCTTATCTAATCAGAAAAAAGGTAACTTCAGCAAAGTCCATAGCAAGGTAGGAAAGTTGCTCCATCAAGTGTTTTGAACAGTGAGACCATAAGGTTGATTTTAAACCATTAATTAGCATTGATTAATCAAATTATTTCCCGGATGAATCTTCACTATAGAGAGTGGATGTTGTCTGGTTCCGCTAATTTCGTTTGTTATTCTTGGCACTgctaaaaaaataagaaaaaaaaggcCAGCACGTGTGAAGTTGCGGGTCAGACAAACTTACTCATCTGCCCTTGCTCAAGACTAACAGACAACACAATGAATCGCTATCTGCCAGTTGCACGACAGCACTTCTTTGGCGCATTAGCCAATACGAGCGTTGTGGTGAAGTCCATAAGTGCCATAGTGCTCCTTCTGTACCTGCTCTCATGGGCAGTTGACACTCCATATGCCCTGGGTGTGACACCTGGCTACCTCTTCCCCCCTAACTTCTGGATCTGGACCCTGGTGACCCATGCCGTGGTGGAGCAGCATGTGTGGGGAGTGGCAGCCAACGTGGGGACTGTTATGGCCTGTGGCCGTCTGTTGGAGCCTCTGTGGGGCGCCTTGGAGCTGCTCATCTTTTTCACTGTGGTCAACATCTCTGCAGGCCTCCTGGCTGGCCTCTCCTACTTGCTCACGTATGTCGTCACCTTCGACCTGGACTACCTATTCGCGGTGCGTGTCCACGGGACACCAGCCTTCCTCGGGGGGGTGTTGGTGGCCCTTAAGCAGACCATGGGGGATACGACGGTGCTGCGGGTTCCCCAGGTGAGGCTCAAAGCTGCCCCGGCGCTGGTCCTCCTCTGCTTTTCCCTGCTCTGCCTCTCAGGCCTGCTGGAGAGTGCCGCCCCACTGGCGGCCTACAGCTTTGGCGCCCTGGCAGGCTGGGTCTACCTGCGCTTCTACCAGAGGCACAGCCGGGGCCGTGGCGACATGTCAGATCACTTTGCCTTTGCATCCTTCTTCCCTGAAGTGGTACAGCCGGTGGTGGGGCTGCTGGCTGGCCTGGTGCACGCAGCCCTGGTGAAGATCAAGGTTTGTAGGAAGATGGTAAAGCGCTACGACGTGGGGGCACCTTCCTCCATCACCATCAGTCTGCCAGGAACGGACCCCCAGGAcgcagagaggaggaggtgagtgcTCTAGAGGCCCAAATAAACACAAACGCAGGCATCCATTTACCAAGAGTTGTTTACCTCATGCTTCATTTTCTGGTTGACACACTTGCAAGCTATCATACTCATGTCCTTGTTTACATAGATGGCAGTTAAGCCTACATACTGTATCATCACACATCattttgtgttgctgccttgctatgttgttgtcttaggtctctctttatgtagtgttgtgttctctCTCATGTCgaggtgtgttttgtcctatatttgttattattattttatttttgatttaaatcccagcccctgtccccgcaggaggccttttggtaggccatcattgtaaataagaatttgttcttaactgacttgcctagttaaataaaatgatgATCGTCTTACAGGCAGTTGGCGCTGAAGGCCCTAAACGAGCGACTGAAGAAGGTGGAGGACCAGTCGACCTGGCCAAGCATGGACGATGAAGACGACGACAATGAGGATGAAGTTCGGACCGACACTCCCCTGCTCTTGGGACAGGAGAGAACGACGCCAGCAGGGGGGTCTAGCGGCTCCCAGAGCACCACGGGACAGGAGTCCAGCATCATCAGCTTTGAAGATGCCCCCTCCCGCTCATaagacacactgatacacactcaGTCATGCTTAGTTTTGACTAGCATACGCTACAGTGACTACACATGCACATATTAGCCCTAGCAGTTTGACACATTGTCAACATTGTCAGGCCTATCAGTTTTACGGTCTGACTCCCCAAAGTTGTACACAAATACCATCACAGACCCATCGCTCCCCCGGGCCCACCCTCATATGTTCATTGAAACGTTAATGCAATGTACAAACATATTGGTTGGACTCTCCCTACCTACCACTTTGTGTCTCTCCTGAATAAAGTATTGAATGGGTGCACAAAGTGTTTCGTAAAGCTCTTTTGCCCCAAAAGACAGCTGCTCCACACCTGCTACTCGTCTGGCTCCCAGATTTTGTGACTGAGACACTTGGACTGGAGCAGAGACTCTTGGCAAACTCCCCATCTGTTGCTATGTGTTACTATTGTCCCAGAGTAAGCTTTCAGCAGACGGACTGAGATTCTCAGCGGTTTTCTAGGTCATCCTTTTGTCCTGATGGGTGTTTAATTTTCAAGGTCAAATACGTCTTTTCTCTGGTCCCCATCACTGAAAGACTGAAATGAATCTAGGTTTACCCCACAGCTGTTTTACCGCTGTTAGATCTTCTGTTTTCAAATGTTTCCTACATTTGTGGGAAACCTGATAATTTGTTGCTCTGTGGATGATGATGCGTTTCCTGTACCTGTTTTGAGGGGTTTACTTTTGCTCTGAATACTTGAGGTGATTTTCAGAATATCAACTACTCTGAGTCAGAGTTGGATTACTAGATGGGGAACCATAGCCATAATAGAATAAAGGGAATGTGGGTGTGTCTTCCTCTTTGTTCATACTGTTGATTTGAGTTCTGTCAGAATATTTAGTTCTGGACAGaaagttttgtgtgtgtttggatttaggtgaatgagtgtgtaactgggagagggagagcactAGATTGTTTACACAGTGGCTTCCTGTAATTTCTCACTGGTTTGCCCTGATAAAGTTCAGCAGCTTTTGACAATGACAGTAATAGTCACTGATGCACTCTTGACAGGCCGCCTTCTCCCTAAGGAACATTTTTGTCAATCTCTTGTTTGTTTCTTTGGCTACGTTCCCACAGGCAGCCCTATTCACTTTttcttccactaattggtctttaaCTAATCacagatatttttcagagctgaccTGGTTGGTAAAAACGCAGCTtcagacaggcagcccaattctaaacttttttttcactaattggtctttggaCCAATCAGGTCAgctctgatgtgaaaagatctgatgtgattggtcaaaataccaattagtggaaaaatatcagaatttggatgcctgtctaaacgcagcctttCTAgtttctctttcttccccttaTTAATCTGTCTCAGTGTTGGTTAAGATAAGAACTGCACTCTTAATCTAACACACAATGTATTTATGAGGTTTGTTAATGCTAGTGGCAGTACCTGTTTGTGTGGATTGACTGGAAATGTTTAGGTGTGGTGAATGATGGCAATACTGATGCAGTTCTGTTTAATTTGTTGGTGGTGACTTCAAGGCTTGGTTTTCAGATATTGTCCGTGCACAGGACAGTTTTCCCTGATTTCCACTATTGGTGTGTTTCTTTCTACTGTGGCCATTGCAGATTCCTCTTTAGTTTCTGATCTATTTGTTTATCTCTATATGAAATAAAATATGATTGTATGACATGTAACAATAAATTGTCTTTTTGCAACACTGGGTAGGTAGTACTAATAGAGCACATGTCAGCTGATATTTATTTAGGCTGCCACTAGATGGAGCAGTTAGCACAGTATGTGATACTCTACAGCTGTTTCATTGTATGTCATGAAGGGCTTTGAACTGACAACCTTTTCCCAGGGGTACTCCACGTTGCCTTATTTAGGTGACTGTGACTTAGATTGGAATGCCTAATAGAAATAAATAATTTATCTAGCTTGACTTATATTTGTGATAAGGGTAGCTCAAATTCAAATGATTACCAGCctacattaaaacatgtttttaccaaGACACAGATAACAGTTAACATAAATCAACATGAGTGTACTGTATTTTATATTGCATTTAAAAAATGCTTATCCAGACTTTTTTAAATGGGTGTTACCTATATTTTAGATGATGATTCAGGCTTTCCAGGATGTAATTGGACTTACATTTGCATATATAATGAATGACAAGGGTTCATattttaaattatatttaaaaGTGATTCGTTATTTACACAGTTGTTGTGTAATGCCAGAGACCAGTAACACTTAAAACTAGGAACAATAACACCAGTGACAAATCTGTAGACAAGATGGCATAGCTAAAATGGAGGCCACAGTCGCTCAAACCACACTTcttaaattcaaaataaatcacttaatCATGTGATTTGATCAATTATTTTAAAACAATGTCCTTTCCCTTACTATAAACTGTGTAACACCAGTGACACATCTTAAGGCCTCACATCAAATTAATCATCCAATTGCTAACGTGCTTTTCAAAACAGACCTGGCTCCAATGAACCTTTGACCCAGGAAGAACTTGCCAAACAGTGCTTTTCAAAACAGCCCTGGCTCCAATTAACCTTTGGCCAAGGAAAAAGTtgccaaatagtttaatcttttcAAAGTGGTGCATTTTAAAAAGGGTAACACCCCTCAGTGGTAACACCAGTGACATGGAATTGAGGGACAGCTATTCACAAAATTATTTTGAATAATGAGttgatatttatatatatatttgtttttaagTAGGTCACAACATAAAGCTTAAACTTTATTTTGCTTTATGACATTTAAAGTGGGagaaaaaaacatgtaaaaaaaaatcaaaatatgtCACTAAACATCGACTCTAAAATATATACAAAACATGGTTTGCAATTTAACTGTCTTACATGTGTTTTATTAACAATATACTTTGTCATTATCTTTGTCATTATTCCTGGTGGTTATGGCTGGGACAGCAAAGCCACCATTTTCGTAGAACGACCCAATGCGAAGGAAGGAAGCATAATCTGTCCACTTCTTGGGTCCTTTCTAACATTTATTTTGTGTGGAAAAAGTTTTGGAATGCAGCTATTATTGAAAAACCAAATCTTAACGGTTTGGATGCTCATCGAAACCGAGTGACGTGCACGCGCAGGCGTGGCTCACGCTCGTCCCCGCCACCCCTCCCCCTCGCGTGCACACACGCAAAGTAATTCAACATTGTATCGAAACGAGGGTTAACGGCGAAGCAAGACAGCCCTGGGAAAACGACTGCAAGCCATCTAAACAACAGGTACAACTACTTTTGAAACACTTTTATCGAAATATGACAACATTGGTGGAGTGTAATGGTAGGATAAATTGTTAGAAAGTGGTCCGGCCGTACATCGTCGTCGGTCTCGCATTTCGAAACGAGCCCGAGAGGACGACCTCAATAGTAGTAACGTTATACCGCGTCCGCACTGACTCAAGCTACTGGCTAGCTAGCAGCAGTAACCGTTGGAAAAGGATCTCCATTGTTTTTATCCTTCAAAAGAAATTGCCAGTACACTAGGCTATGCTAGAAACCTACCGTATCCCCACCAGCTAACTTTCTTAGGTAGTTAGTTAACGTATGCAGAAGCAAGTCAGTATTTGGAACCAACCGGCGTGTTAGTTTGTTGCTGTTA
This genomic stretch from Oncorhynchus kisutch isolate 150728-3 linkage group LG24, Okis_V2, whole genome shotgun sequence harbors:
- the LOC109868953 gene encoding transmembrane protein 115, whose translation is MNRYLPVARQHFFGALANTSVVVKSISAIVLLLYLLSWAVDTPYALGVTPGYLFPPNFWIWTLVTHAVVEQHVWGVAANVGTVMACGRLLEPLWGALELLIFFTVVNISAGLLAGLSYLLTYVVTFDLDYLFAVRVHGTPAFLGGVLVALKQTMGDTTVLRVPQVRLKAAPALVLLCFSLLCLSGLLESAAPLAAYSFGALAGWVYLRFYQRHSRGRGDMSDHFAFASFFPEVVQPVVGLLAGLVHAALVKIKVCRKMVKRYDVGAPSSITISLPGTDPQDAERRRQLALKALNERLKKVEDQSTWPSMDDEDDDNEDEVRTDTPLLLGQERTTPAGGSSGSQSTTGQESSIISFEDAPSRS